From a single Kitasatospora azatica KCTC 9699 genomic region:
- a CDS encoding thymidine kinase: protein MAELVFFSGTMDCGKSTLALQMNHNHAARGRQGIIFARHDRAGASTISSRLGLRAEAVEVTDGFDFQHYVVQLLSAGGKVDYLICDEANFYTAEQVDQLARVVDELGIDVFTFGITTDFRTRLFPGSQRLIELADRVEVLQVQALCWCGARATHNARTVGGVMVVEGPQVVVGDVAVSEHEVGYEVLCRRHHRRRLTAATARAATLSPDVLPFERS, encoded by the coding sequence ATGGCTGAACTGGTGTTCTTCTCGGGCACGATGGACTGCGGCAAGTCGACCCTGGCACTGCAGATGAACCACAACCACGCGGCCCGCGGCCGGCAGGGGATCATCTTCGCCCGGCACGACCGGGCCGGCGCCTCGACCATCTCCAGCCGGCTCGGCCTGCGGGCCGAGGCGGTCGAGGTGACCGACGGCTTCGACTTCCAGCACTACGTGGTGCAGCTGCTCTCGGCCGGCGGCAAGGTCGACTACCTGATCTGCGACGAGGCCAACTTCTACACCGCCGAGCAGGTCGACCAGCTGGCCCGGGTGGTCGACGAGCTGGGCATCGACGTCTTCACCTTCGGCATCACCACCGACTTCCGCACCCGGCTCTTCCCCGGCTCGCAGCGGCTGATCGAACTGGCCGACCGGGTCGAGGTGCTGCAGGTCCAGGCCCTGTGTTGGTGCGGGGCCCGGGCCACCCACAACGCCCGCACGGTCGGCGGAGTCATGGTGGTCGAGGGCCCGCAGGTGGTGGTCGGCGACGTCGCGGTCAGCGAGCACGAGGTCGGCTACGAGGTGCTCTGTCGCCGTCACCACCGCCGCCGGCTGACCGCCGCCACCGCCCGCGCGGCCACCCTCTCGCCGGACGTGCTCCCCTTCGAACGGAGCTAG
- a CDS encoding alkaline phosphatase family protein produces MMSHAYDHDGFELLDPADAPAPGYGGGSLSDLLPSVAAGLGVPGFTSTLPLAPADRVCVFLVDGLGWELIRRHPEYAPFLNSLLPSSLGGAGRPLTAGFPSTTATSLASVGTGLPPGLHGLAGYTVAIPGQNQLMNQLRWQPPVDPHSWQPYPTVFERVHAAGVAASQVSSPLFAQTPLTRVALSGGEFLGRTTGEERMDLAARQLAATDRALVYTYVSELDGMGHRYGVDSDEWRMMLDTVDRLARRLAEQLPPRSVLYVTADHGMIDIAPEDRIDFDEDWELSAGVALLGGEARARHVYAVPGAAADVFTVWSEVLGDRMWVATRDQAIEAGWFGPSVDDRVYHRIGDVVAAARDDVAVIASRSEPGESAMTGLHGSMTPVEQLVPLLEVRPR; encoded by the coding sequence ATGATGTCGCACGCCTACGACCACGACGGCTTCGAGCTGCTCGACCCCGCCGACGCACCCGCCCCCGGCTACGGCGGCGGCTCGCTCAGCGACCTGCTGCCCTCGGTGGCGGCGGGCCTCGGTGTGCCCGGGTTCACCAGCACCCTGCCGCTGGCCCCGGCCGACCGGGTCTGCGTCTTCCTGGTGGACGGCCTGGGCTGGGAGCTGATCCGCCGGCACCCCGAGTACGCGCCGTTCCTGAACTCGCTGCTGCCGAGCTCGCTGGGCGGCGCCGGCCGCCCGCTGACCGCCGGCTTCCCGTCCACCACCGCCACCTCGCTGGCCTCGGTGGGCACCGGCCTGCCGCCGGGCCTGCACGGACTGGCCGGGTACACGGTGGCGATCCCGGGCCAGAACCAGCTGATGAACCAGCTGCGCTGGCAGCCACCGGTGGATCCGCACAGCTGGCAGCCCTACCCGACGGTCTTCGAGCGGGTGCACGCCGCCGGCGTGGCGGCCAGCCAGGTCTCCTCGCCGCTGTTCGCGCAGACCCCGCTGACCCGGGTCGCGCTCTCCGGCGGCGAGTTCCTCGGCCGTACCACCGGTGAGGAGCGGATGGACCTGGCGGCCCGTCAGCTCGCGGCCACCGACCGGGCGCTGGTGTACACGTACGTCAGCGAGCTGGACGGGATGGGCCACCGGTACGGGGTCGACTCGGACGAGTGGCGGATGATGCTCGACACCGTCGACCGGCTCGCCCGGCGGCTGGCCGAACAGCTGCCGCCGCGCTCGGTGCTGTACGTCACCGCCGACCACGGCATGATCGACATCGCGCCCGAGGACCGGATCGACTTCGACGAGGACTGGGAGCTGAGCGCGGGCGTGGCCCTGCTCGGCGGCGAGGCCCGGGCCCGGCACGTGTACGCGGTGCCGGGGGCGGCCGCCGACGTGTTCACGGTCTGGAGCGAGGTGCTGGGCGACCGGATGTGGGTGGCCACCCGGGACCAGGCGATCGAGGCCGGCTGGTTCGGCCCCTCGGTGGACGACCGGGTCTACCACCGGATCGGCGACGTGGTCGCCGCCGCCCGGGACGACGTCGCGGTGATCGCTTCGCGCAGCGAGCCGGGGGAGTCCGCGATGACCGGGCTGCACGGCTCGATGACCCCGGTGGAGCAGCTCGTCCCGCTGCTCGAAGTCCGTCCCCGATAG
- a CDS encoding HPr family phosphocarrier protein, whose amino-acid sequence MAERRVTIGWPEGLHARPASVFVRAAAALGVPVTIAKAGGAPVNAASMLGLLALGAEGGEDVVLASDAPEADAALDRLAKMVENGLDELPAA is encoded by the coding sequence ATGGCCGAGCGCCGCGTCACCATCGGTTGGCCCGAGGGCCTGCACGCCCGTCCCGCCTCCGTCTTCGTCCGGGCGGCCGCCGCCCTCGGCGTGCCCGTCACCATCGCCAAGGCCGGCGGCGCCCCGGTCAACGCCGCCTCCATGCTCGGCCTGCTGGCGCTCGGCGCCGAGGGCGGCGAGGATGTCGTGCTGGCCTCCGACGCGCCCGAGGCCGACGCCGCGCTGGACCGGCTGGCCAAGATGGTCGAGAACGGACTGGACGAGCTGCCCGCGGCCTGA
- a CDS encoding bifunctional acetate--CoA ligase family protein/GNAT family N-acetyltransferase, with amino-acid sequence MEHPADVDQPGYPQHWEADILLRDGGTARIRPIVPADADRLVEFYAQVSDQSKYFRFFAPYPRLSAKDVQRFTHHDFVDRVALAVVVRDRFIATVRYDRIDEHGRPSTTGTDAEVAFLVQDAHQGRGVASALLEHIAAVAQERGIRRFVAEVLPENRKMTKVFTDAGYTQKRSFADGVVHLEFDLEPTAASLAVMRAREHRAEARSVQRLLTPRSVAVIGVSRTELSAGRSLLRAALGSGFTGPVYAVNSRAPKGTELEGVELHRSVLEIPGPVDLAVIAVPAEAVPAVVAECGAHGVRGLVVVTAGYAETGPAGRDRQRALVRQARAAGMRVIGPNAFGLLSTAPEHPLNASLAPLLPAPGRFGIFCQSGAIGVALLEAAHRRGLGVSSFASVGNRADVSGNDLLQYWEEDPATEVVLLYLESFGNPRKFTRIARRLATTKPIVVVKGARHTGSLPPGHAVPPTASGLRDATVDALFQQAGVIRVETITELFDTGELLAQQPVPAGDRVAVVGNSDSLGLLTHDACLSAGLRPRPPVDLTTAATGEHFRVALETALSDNAVDAVIAVAIPPITTSTTGFLSDEPLAAGDPAITEALLAAAATAHRRGKPLLLTHLALTDLPAALRTAEHAVPAFPAPERAVRALTHAVHYGAWRRTAEAAEQTARVPELDRIDTLAARTLVESALDSRTSHPSPATTLARGATRRTFRARTQPGGARFTLPEEQTAALLAHYGIDVQRALPAAEEEQAVRAAATLGYPVALKATAAHLRHRPDLGGVRLDLTEEDGLRRAHRELSALLGGAARAELVVQKMAARGVDTVIGAAVDPAVGAILTFGLAGAPAELLGDLGHRLIPATDLEVAALVREVRAAPLLFGWRGAAPVDTAALEELLLRVSQLVDDLPEVAGVDLEPVVVAPHGLAVLGARIRLAPLPVRSDLGPRSMSTL; translated from the coding sequence GTGGAGCACCCCGCAGACGTCGACCAGCCCGGTTATCCCCAGCACTGGGAGGCCGACATCCTGTTGCGCGACGGCGGCACCGCGCGGATCCGGCCCATCGTCCCGGCCGACGCCGACCGTCTGGTGGAGTTCTACGCCCAGGTTTCCGACCAGTCGAAGTACTTCCGGTTCTTCGCCCCCTATCCCCGGCTCTCCGCCAAGGACGTCCAGCGCTTCACCCACCACGACTTCGTCGACCGGGTCGCGCTGGCCGTGGTGGTCCGCGACCGCTTCATCGCCACCGTCCGCTACGACCGGATCGACGAGCACGGCCGCCCGTCCACCACCGGCACCGACGCCGAGGTGGCCTTCCTGGTCCAAGACGCCCACCAGGGCCGGGGCGTGGCCTCCGCGCTGCTGGAGCACATCGCGGCCGTCGCCCAGGAACGCGGCATCCGCCGGTTCGTCGCCGAGGTGCTGCCCGAGAACCGCAAGATGACCAAGGTCTTCACCGACGCCGGCTACACCCAGAAGCGCAGCTTCGCCGACGGCGTGGTGCACCTGGAGTTCGACCTGGAGCCCACCGCCGCCTCGCTCGCCGTGATGCGGGCCCGCGAACACCGCGCCGAAGCCCGCTCGGTGCAACGGCTGCTGACGCCCCGTTCGGTCGCGGTGATCGGCGTCTCCCGCACCGAGCTCTCGGCCGGCCGCTCACTGCTGCGCGCCGCGCTGGGCAGCGGCTTCACCGGACCGGTGTACGCGGTGAACAGCCGGGCCCCCAAGGGCACCGAGCTGGAGGGCGTGGAGCTGCACCGCTCGGTGCTGGAGATCCCCGGACCGGTGGACCTGGCGGTGATCGCGGTGCCCGCCGAGGCCGTGCCCGCCGTGGTCGCCGAGTGCGGTGCGCACGGGGTGCGCGGACTGGTGGTGGTGACCGCCGGCTACGCCGAGACCGGACCGGCCGGCCGGGACCGGCAGCGCGCCCTGGTCCGCCAGGCCAGGGCAGCCGGCATGCGGGTGATCGGACCGAACGCCTTCGGCCTGCTCTCCACCGCTCCCGAGCACCCGCTCAACGCCTCGCTCGCCCCGCTGCTCCCCGCGCCCGGGCGGTTCGGGATCTTCTGCCAGTCCGGCGCGATCGGCGTGGCCCTGCTGGAGGCCGCGCACCGCCGCGGCCTCGGCGTCTCCTCCTTCGCCTCGGTCGGCAACCGGGCCGACGTCTCCGGCAACGACCTGCTGCAGTACTGGGAGGAGGACCCGGCGACCGAGGTGGTGCTGCTCTACCTGGAGTCCTTCGGCAACCCGCGCAAGTTCACCCGGATCGCCCGCCGGCTGGCCACCACCAAGCCGATCGTGGTGGTCAAGGGCGCCCGGCACACCGGCAGCCTGCCCCCGGGCCACGCCGTCCCGCCCACCGCCAGCGGCCTGCGCGACGCCACCGTGGACGCGCTCTTCCAGCAGGCCGGGGTGATCCGGGTCGAGACCATCACCGAACTCTTCGACACCGGCGAGCTGCTGGCCCAGCAACCGGTGCCGGCCGGCGACCGGGTCGCGGTGGTCGGCAACTCCGACTCGCTGGGGCTGCTCACCCACGACGCCTGCCTGAGCGCGGGCCTGCGCCCGCGCCCACCGGTGGACCTGACCACGGCCGCCACCGGCGAGCACTTCCGGGTCGCACTGGAGACCGCGCTCAGCGACAACGCGGTGGACGCGGTGATCGCGGTGGCCATCCCGCCGATCACCACCTCCACCACCGGCTTCCTGAGCGACGAGCCGCTGGCCGCCGGCGACCCGGCGATCACCGAGGCGCTGCTGGCGGCGGCCGCCACCGCCCACCGGCGCGGCAAGCCGCTGCTGCTCACCCACCTCGCGCTGACCGACCTGCCCGCCGCGCTGCGCACCGCCGAGCACGCCGTCCCGGCCTTCCCGGCTCCCGAACGCGCGGTGCGCGCCCTGACCCACGCCGTCCACTACGGCGCCTGGCGGCGGACCGCGGAGGCCGCCGAGCAGACCGCCCGGGTCCCCGAACTCGACCGGATCGACACCTTGGCCGCCCGCACCCTGGTGGAGTCCGCCCTGGACAGCCGCACCTCCCACCCGTCGCCCGCCACCACCCTTGCTCGAGGCGCTACGCGCCGCACCTTTCGTGCCCGCACCCAGCCGGGTGGCGCCCGGTTCACCCTGCCCGAGGAGCAGACCGCCGCGCTGCTCGCCCACTACGGCATCGACGTGCAGCGCGCGCTGCCCGCCGCCGAGGAGGAGCAGGCGGTGCGTGCCGCCGCCACGCTCGGTTACCCGGTCGCCCTCAAGGCCACCGCCGCCCACCTGCGCCACCGCCCCGACCTCGGCGGTGTGCGGCTCGACCTGACCGAGGAGGACGGGCTGCGCCGCGCCCACCGCGAGCTGTCCGCGCTGCTCGGCGGCGCCGCCCGGGCCGAACTCGTGGTGCAGAAGATGGCCGCGCGCGGGGTGGACACGGTGATCGGGGCCGCGGTGGACCCGGCGGTCGGCGCGATCCTGACCTTCGGGCTGGCCGGCGCCCCGGCCGAGCTGCTCGGCGACCTCGGGCACCGGTTGATCCCGGCCACCGACCTGGAGGTGGCCGCGCTGGTCCGCGAGGTGCGGGCGGCTCCGCTGCTGTTCGGCTGGCGCGGCGCGGCGCCGGTGGACACCGCCGCCCTGGAGGAGCTGCTGCTGAGGGTCTCCCAGCTGGTCGACGACCTGCCCGAGGTGGCCGGGGTGGACCTCGAGCCGGTGGTGGTGGCCCCGCACGGCCTGGCCGTGCTGGGGGCCAGGATCCGGCTCGCACCGCTGCCGGTCCGCAGTGATCTGGGCCCGCGCAGCATGAGCACCCTGTAA
- a CDS encoding M16 family metallopeptidase — translation MANPAATSTGGIAITEHRLANGLRVVLSEDHLTPVAAVCLWYDVGSRHEVKGRTGLAHLFEHLMFQGSANVSNNGHFELVQGAGGSLNGTTSFERTNYFETMPAHQLELALWLEADRMGSLLAALDETSMENQRDVVKNERRQRYDNVPYGTAFEKLTALSFPDGHPYHHTPIGSMADLDAATLEDARTFFRTYYAPNNAVLSVVGDIDLEQTIAWVEKYFGTIPAHDGKQPPRDGSLPEVIGSEIRELVEEEVPSRALMSAYRLPQDGTREADAADLALTVLGSGESSRLYNRLVRRDRTAVSAGFGLLRLAGAPSLGWLDVKSSGEATIAQIDTAVDEELARFAADGPTTEELERAQAQIEREWLDRLTTVAGRADELCRYAVLFGDPKLVNGALDRVLDITAEEVRAVAAARLRPDNRAVLVYEPVSASTDEEEDAA, via the coding sequence ATGGCCAACCCGGCCGCCACCTCCACTGGAGGCATCGCCATTACCGAGCACCGCCTGGCCAACGGCCTGCGGGTGGTGCTCTCCGAGGACCACCTCACGCCGGTGGCCGCGGTCTGCCTCTGGTACGACGTCGGCTCCCGCCACGAGGTCAAGGGCCGTACCGGGCTGGCGCACCTCTTCGAGCACCTGATGTTCCAGGGCTCCGCCAACGTCTCCAACAACGGCCACTTCGAACTGGTCCAGGGCGCCGGCGGCTCGCTGAACGGCACCACCAGCTTCGAGCGCACCAACTACTTCGAGACCATGCCGGCCCACCAGTTGGAGCTCGCGCTCTGGCTGGAGGCCGACCGGATGGGCTCGCTGCTGGCCGCCCTCGACGAGACGTCCATGGAGAACCAGCGCGACGTCGTCAAGAACGAGCGCCGCCAGCGCTACGACAACGTCCCGTACGGCACCGCCTTCGAGAAGCTCACCGCACTCTCCTTCCCCGACGGCCACCCGTACCACCACACCCCGATCGGCTCGATGGCCGACCTGGACGCGGCCACCCTGGAGGACGCCCGGACGTTCTTCCGCACCTACTACGCGCCCAACAACGCGGTGCTCTCGGTGGTCGGCGACATCGACCTCGAGCAGACCATCGCCTGGGTCGAGAAGTACTTCGGCACCATCCCCGCCCACGACGGCAAGCAGCCGCCCCGCGACGGCAGCCTGCCCGAGGTGATCGGCAGCGAGATCCGCGAGCTGGTCGAGGAGGAAGTCCCCTCCCGCGCCCTGATGAGCGCCTACCGGCTGCCGCAGGACGGCACCCGCGAGGCCGACGCCGCCGACCTGGCGCTCACCGTGCTCGGCTCCGGCGAGTCCAGCCGCCTCTACAACCGGCTGGTCCGCCGCGACCGCACCGCCGTCTCGGCCGGCTTCGGCCTGCTGCGCCTGGCCGGTGCCCCCTCGCTCGGCTGGCTGGACGTCAAGTCCTCCGGCGAGGCCACCATCGCGCAGATCGACACCGCGGTCGACGAGGAACTCGCCCGCTTCGCGGCCGACGGCCCCACCACCGAGGAGCTGGAGCGGGCCCAGGCGCAGATCGAGCGCGAGTGGCTGGACCGGCTCACCACGGTGGCTGGCCGGGCCGACGAACTCTGCCGCTACGCCGTGCTGTTCGGCGACCCCAAGCTGGTCAACGGCGCACTGGACCGGGTGCTCGACATCACCGCCGAGGAGGTCCGCGCCGTCGCCGCGGCCCGCCTGCGACCCGACAACCGCGCGGTGCTGGTCTACGAGCCGGTCTCCGCTTCCACCGACGAAGAGGAGGACGCCGCGTGA
- a CDS encoding RtcB family protein — protein sequence MSYTEVPGARVPIRMWADPATVEGAAMQQLRNISTLPWLHGLAVMPDVHLGKGATVGSVIAMKGAVCPAAVGVDIGCGMSAVKTSLNARDLPDDLSRLRSKIEQAIPVGRGLHSEAVDPSGLHGFAAAGWSDLWDRFDGVASDVKWRRERAMQQMGSLGSGNHFIEVCVDETGAVWLMLHSGSRNIGKELAEHHMTVARSLPHNQGIVDRDLAVFIADTPQMNAYRNDLFWAQEYAKYNRAVMMALFQDAVRSEFRRTKVTFEPVISCHHNYVAEERYEGVDVLVTRKGAIRAGSGDLGIIPGSMGTGSYIVRGLGNPASFNSASHGAGRKMSRTAAKKRFTTRDLVEQTKGVECRKDAGVVDEIPGAYKSIEKVMEQQRDLVEVVAHLKQVVCVKG from the coding sequence ATGTCGTACACCGAGGTACCCGGCGCGCGGGTCCCCATCCGGATGTGGGCCGACCCGGCCACCGTCGAAGGCGCGGCCATGCAGCAGCTGCGCAACATCTCCACCCTGCCCTGGCTGCACGGCCTGGCCGTGATGCCCGACGTCCACCTCGGCAAGGGCGCGACCGTGGGGTCGGTCATCGCGATGAAGGGCGCGGTCTGCCCGGCGGCGGTCGGCGTGGACATCGGCTGCGGAATGAGCGCGGTGAAGACCTCGCTCAACGCCCGCGACCTGCCCGACGACCTGAGCCGGCTGCGGTCGAAGATCGAGCAGGCGATCCCGGTCGGGCGAGGGCTGCACAGCGAGGCGGTGGACCCGTCCGGGCTGCACGGCTTCGCTGCTGCGGGCTGGAGCGACCTGTGGGACCGGTTCGACGGTGTGGCGTCGGACGTGAAGTGGCGCCGGGAGCGGGCGATGCAGCAGATGGGTTCGCTTGGATCAGGAAATCACTTCATCGAAGTATGTGTTGATGAGACCGGCGCGGTCTGGCTGATGCTCCACTCGGGCTCCCGCAACATCGGCAAGGAGCTGGCGGAGCATCACATGACCGTCGCCCGTTCGCTCCCGCACAACCAGGGCATCGTCGACCGCGACCTCGCGGTCTTCATCGCGGACACCCCGCAGATGAACGCCTACCGCAACGACCTGTTCTGGGCGCAGGAGTACGCCAAGTACAACCGCGCGGTGATGATGGCGCTCTTCCAGGACGCGGTGCGCAGCGAGTTCCGGCGGACCAAGGTCACCTTCGAGCCCGTGATCAGCTGCCACCACAACTACGTGGCGGAGGAGCGTTACGAAGGCGTCGACGTCCTGGTGACCCGCAAGGGCGCGATCCGCGCGGGCTCCGGTGACCTCGGGATCATCCCCGGCTCGATGGGCACCGGCTCCTACATCGTCCGCGGCCTGGGCAACCCGGCCTCGTTCAACTCCGCCTCGCACGGCGCCGGCCGCAAGATGAGCCGGACCGCGGCGAAGAAGCGGTTCACCACCCGCGACCTGGTCGAGCAGACCAAGGGCGTGGAGTGCCGCAAGGACGCCGGTGTGGTGGACGAGATCCCGGGCGCGTACAAGTCCATCGAGAAGGTGATGGAACAGCAGCGGGACCTGGTCGAGGTGGTCGCACACCTCAAGCAGGTGGTCTGCGTGAAGGGTTGA
- a CDS encoding SAM-dependent methyltransferase gives MDRQKISRLAHTHHPIAAPLSDESVATLLRRAVRRGDERVLDLGCGEGAWLLRALATHPGLTADGVDIDAGGLTQARESAERLGVVRRLGLHHRPAAEFTAPHPYDLVLCVGATHAFDGLLPTLAAARRHLAPGGQVLVGEGYWQRAPDQATLDGFGGATREDFDDLPTLVDRVTAEGWVPVYGHQSSQSELDDYEWSWTGSLAEWALDHPEDPDATQAAQRAADHRTGWLRGYQGTFGFVTLLLRQRE, from the coding sequence ATGGACCGCCAGAAGATCTCCCGCCTCGCCCACACCCACCACCCGATCGCCGCCCCGCTGAGCGACGAGAGCGTGGCCACCCTGCTCCGGCGGGCCGTTCGGCGCGGGGACGAACGGGTACTGGACCTCGGCTGCGGCGAGGGGGCCTGGCTGCTGCGAGCGCTGGCCACGCATCCCGGCCTGACCGCCGACGGGGTGGACATCGACGCCGGCGGGCTCACCCAGGCGCGCGAGAGCGCCGAGCGACTCGGCGTGGTCCGCCGGCTCGGCCTGCACCACCGGCCGGCCGCCGAGTTCACCGCGCCGCACCCCTACGACCTGGTGCTCTGCGTCGGCGCCACGCACGCCTTCGACGGACTGCTGCCCACCCTGGCCGCCGCCCGCCGCCACCTCGCCCCCGGCGGACAGGTCCTGGTCGGCGAGGGCTACTGGCAGCGCGCGCCCGACCAGGCCACCCTCGACGGCTTCGGCGGCGCGACCCGGGAGGACTTCGACGACCTGCCCACCCTGGTCGACCGCGTCACCGCCGAGGGCTGGGTCCCGGTCTACGGCCACCAGAGCAGCCAGAGCGAACTGGACGACTACGAGTGGAGCTGGACCGGCTCCCTGGCCGAGTGGGCCCTCGACCACCCCGAAGACCCCGACGCCACCCAGGCCGCCCAACGCGCCGCCGACCACCGCACCGGCTGGCTACGCGGCTACCAGGGCACCTTCGGCTTCGTCACCCTGCTGCTCCGGCAGCGCGAATGA
- a CDS encoding DUF5998 family protein, producing MAKTGTTTTQDLRSAIERSGYYPALVSEAVESAVGPEPITSYLVHQETTFDANEVRRHVTVLVLTATRFVVSHTDEQAADASSPVPYATTSTESVRLDRIGSVVLSRMVANPETYTPGTLPREVVLTIGWGAVQRIDLEPAGCSDPNCEADHGYTGSATADDLSLRVSEAGDGPETVGQALVFARALSEATISRV from the coding sequence ATGGCCAAGACCGGTACCACCACCACGCAGGACCTGCGCTCCGCGATCGAGCGCAGCGGCTACTACCCCGCGCTGGTGTCCGAAGCGGTGGAGTCCGCGGTGGGCCCCGAGCCGATCACCTCCTACCTGGTCCACCAGGAGACCACCTTCGACGCCAACGAGGTCCGCCGGCACGTCACGGTGCTGGTGCTGACCGCGACCCGGTTCGTGGTGAGCCACACCGACGAGCAGGCCGCCGACGCGTCCAGCCCGGTGCCGTACGCGACCACGTCCACCGAGAGCGTGCGGCTGGACCGGATCGGCTCGGTGGTGCTGAGCCGGATGGTGGCCAACCCGGAGACGTACACCCCCGGCACGCTGCCGCGCGAGGTGGTGCTGACCATCGGCTGGGGCGCGGTGCAGCGGATCGACCTGGAGCCGGCCGGCTGCTCCGACCCGAACTGCGAGGCGGACCACGGCTACACCGGTTCGGCCACCGCTGACGACCTGTCACTGCGGGTCAGCGAGGCGGGCGACGGCCCCGAGACGGTGGGCCAGGCGCTGGTCTTCGCCCGGGCGCTGTCCGAGGCCACCATCAGCAGGGTCTGA
- a CDS encoding M16 family metallopeptidase — MTFHPQPQPGTPTPWAFPAPQRATLANGLTVLHCDRPGQQLVAVEVLVDAPLAAEPDGLDGVATILARALSEGTDTLTAEEFAGELERAGATLDAHADHPCIRVVLEVPASRLERGLTLLADALRAPALPADEIERLVANRLDEIVHEQANPARRAAKALYAELFAAEDRLSRPRSGSAETVQRIDRAAVQAFYAAHVRPATATLVIVGDLTGVDLPALLESTLGRWNGEKAEPSSSAPVSADDRGRVVIVDRPGSVQTQLLIGRIGPDRHDPAWAAQILGTYCLGGTLTSRLDRVLREEKGYTYGVRAFAQPLRSNAEGSGRALLAISGSVDTESTAPALADTWTILRTLAAEGLTDGEREEAVQFLVGVAPLKYETAGSVAATLADQVEQHLADDFQAEVYRQLAELGTAAATEAVVAAFPTEQLVTVLVGDASVIAEDVKALGIGEVTVISN; from the coding sequence ATGACCTTCCACCCGCAGCCGCAGCCGGGCACCCCCACCCCCTGGGCCTTCCCCGCGCCGCAGCGCGCCACCCTGGCCAACGGCCTGACGGTGCTGCACTGCGACCGCCCCGGCCAGCAGCTGGTCGCCGTCGAGGTGCTGGTCGACGCCCCGCTCGCCGCCGAGCCGGACGGCCTGGACGGCGTCGCCACCATCCTGGCCCGGGCCCTCAGCGAGGGCACCGACACGCTCACCGCCGAGGAGTTCGCCGGCGAACTGGAGCGGGCCGGCGCCACCCTGGACGCGCACGCCGACCACCCCTGCATCCGGGTCGTCCTGGAGGTCCCGGCCTCCCGCCTGGAGCGCGGCCTGACCCTGCTCGCCGACGCACTGCGGGCCCCCGCGCTGCCCGCCGACGAGATCGAGCGACTGGTCGCCAACCGGCTGGACGAGATCGTCCACGAGCAGGCCAACCCGGCCCGGCGCGCCGCCAAGGCGCTCTACGCCGAACTGTTCGCCGCCGAGGACCGGCTCTCCCGCCCGCGCTCCGGCAGCGCCGAGACCGTCCAGCGGATCGACCGGGCCGCCGTCCAGGCGTTCTACGCCGCGCACGTGCGCCCCGCCACCGCCACCCTGGTGATCGTCGGCGACCTCACCGGCGTGGACCTGCCCGCACTGCTGGAGTCCACCCTCGGTCGCTGGAACGGCGAGAAGGCCGAGCCCAGCAGCTCCGCCCCGGTCAGCGCCGACGACCGCGGCCGGGTGGTCATCGTCGACCGGCCCGGCTCGGTGCAGACCCAGCTGCTGATCGGCCGGATCGGCCCCGACCGGCACGACCCCGCCTGGGCCGCGCAGATCCTCGGCACCTACTGCCTGGGCGGCACCCTGACCTCCCGACTGGACCGGGTGCTGCGCGAGGAGAAGGGCTACACCTACGGCGTGCGGGCCTTCGCCCAGCCGCTGCGCTCCAACGCCGAGGGCTCGGGCCGGGCGCTGCTGGCGATCAGCGGCTCGGTGGACACCGAGTCCACCGCCCCCGCGCTCGCCGACACCTGGACCATCCTGCGCACCCTGGCCGCCGAAGGGCTCACCGACGGTGAGCGCGAGGAGGCCGTGCAGTTCCTGGTCGGGGTCGCCCCGCTGAAGTACGAGACGGCCGGCTCGGTCGCCGCCACCCTGGCCGACCAGGTCGAGCAGCACCTGGCCGACGACTTCCAGGCCGAGGTCTACCGGCAGCTGGCCGAACTCGGCACCGCCGCCGCCACCGAGGCCGTGGTCGCCGCCTTCCCGACCGAGCAGCTGGTCACCGTGCTGGTCGGCGACGCCTCGGTGATCGCCGAGGACGTCAAGGCGCTGGGCATCGGCGAGGTCACCGTCATCAGCAACTGA